A stretch of Endozoicomonas sp. SCSIO W0465 DNA encodes these proteins:
- the lpxC gene encoding UDP-3-O-acyl-N-acetylglucosamine deacetylase, which yields MIRQRTLKNIIRATGVGLHSGEKVYLTLKPAPVDTGIIFCRTDLDPVVDIPAHALNVGQTTLCTSLLKNGTRIDTVEHLLSALAGLGIDNAYVEVSAHEVPIMDGSAGPFVFLLQSAGIQEQNAPKKFIRIKEDVTVTDGDKTATFKPYDGFKVSFTIDFDHPVFTSRSQTASIDFSSTSFVKEVSRARTFGFMRDVEYLRSQNLALGGSVDNVVVVDDYRILNEDGLRYHDEFVKHKMLDAIGDLYLLGHSLIGQFIGHKSGHELNNKLVRTLLANEKLWEIVTFEDAEVSPISYQKPVAVTA from the coding sequence ATGATCAGACAGCGTACACTGAAAAATATTATTCGTGCTACGGGTGTGGGCCTTCACTCTGGTGAAAAGGTTTACCTCACTCTTAAGCCTGCTCCCGTAGATACCGGCATCATTTTCTGTAGAACAGATCTTGACCCTGTCGTAGATATTCCAGCGCATGCCCTGAATGTCGGGCAGACGACGCTTTGCACATCTTTGCTAAAAAACGGCACCCGGATTGACACTGTTGAACACCTGCTCTCTGCCCTGGCCGGGTTGGGTATTGATAATGCCTATGTCGAGGTCAGTGCCCACGAAGTACCTATTATGGATGGCAGTGCTGGTCCATTTGTATTCCTGTTACAGTCCGCAGGTATTCAGGAGCAGAATGCACCGAAAAAGTTTATTCGCATCAAAGAAGATGTGACGGTCACTGATGGGGATAAAACGGCAACCTTCAAACCATACGACGGTTTTAAAGTAAGTTTTACCATTGATTTTGATCACCCTGTCTTCACAAGTCGCTCCCAAACAGCGTCGATTGACTTCTCCAGTACCTCTTTTGTGAAGGAAGTCAGCAGAGCCCGTACTTTCGGTTTTATGCGAGATGTTGAGTACCTCCGTTCTCAGAATCTGGCTCTGGGGGGGAGTGTGGACAATGTCGTTGTTGTCGATGATTACCGGATTCTCAATGAAGATGGTCTCCGGTACCATGATGAGTTTGTTAAGCATAAAATGCTGGACGCGATTGGTGACCTTTATTTGTTGGGGCATAGCCTGATCGGTCAGTTTATTGGTCATAAATCCGGACATGAACTTAACAATAAGCTGGTTAGAACTCTGCTTGCTAACGAGAAATTATGGGAGATCGTGACTTTCGAAGATGCTGAGGTTTCCCCGATTTCTTATCAGAAGCCTGTTGCCGTCACGGCTTAA
- the ftsZ gene encoding cell division protein FtsZ, giving the protein MFELVDSVPQEAVIKVIGVGGGGGNAVCHMLKSQLEGVEFVCANTDAQALKKQHMQAHTHLQLGASITRGLGAGANPNVGREAAMEDRERIAELLKGADMVFIAAGMGGGTGTGAAPVVAQVARELGALTVAVVTKPFGFEGKRRMSIAEEGLKELQEHVDSLITIPNEKLLPVLGSDVSLLNAFGAANDVLLGAVQGISELITRDGLINVDFADVRTVMSEMGMAMMGTGVATGSGRAAEAAEKAIRSPLLEDVDLQGAKGVLVNITAGLDFTVGEYNQVGDVVSQFASNDATVVIGTVIDSELTDELRVTVVATGIGAGGFTREQLKVVEKAPPKNKDGTPDYGRLDISPLLRDRKKEEGETGQHEEGKRAAVATGDSVDYLDIPAFLRRQAD; this is encoded by the coding sequence ATGTTTGAATTGGTGGATAGCGTACCGCAGGAAGCGGTCATAAAAGTTATCGGTGTCGGCGGTGGTGGTGGTAATGCGGTGTGCCACATGCTGAAAAGTCAGCTGGAAGGAGTTGAGTTTGTCTGTGCAAATACCGATGCCCAGGCACTGAAAAAGCAGCATATGCAGGCGCATACGCACCTGCAGCTGGGCGCCTCTATCACACGAGGGCTTGGTGCGGGTGCAAACCCGAATGTCGGGCGTGAGGCGGCTATGGAAGACCGGGAGCGTATTGCAGAGCTCCTTAAAGGTGCAGATATGGTCTTTATCGCTGCGGGCATGGGTGGTGGTACCGGGACCGGCGCCGCTCCGGTGGTTGCTCAGGTGGCCCGTGAGCTTGGCGCTTTAACCGTGGCCGTGGTCACGAAGCCATTCGGTTTTGAAGGCAAGCGCAGAATGTCGATTGCTGAAGAAGGTCTTAAAGAGCTTCAGGAGCATGTGGACTCCCTGATTACTATTCCCAATGAAAAGTTATTACCAGTGCTTGGTAGCGATGTCAGTCTGCTGAATGCGTTTGGTGCAGCTAATGATGTTCTGCTGGGTGCGGTGCAGGGTATTTCTGAACTGATTACCCGTGATGGTCTCATTAACGTTGACTTTGCTGATGTCCGTACTGTGATGTCAGAGATGGGTATGGCGATGATGGGTACCGGGGTTGCAACGGGGAGTGGCCGTGCAGCAGAAGCTGCTGAGAAAGCGATCCGTAGCCCGCTGCTGGAAGACGTGGATCTGCAGGGAGCCAAAGGTGTTCTGGTTAACATTACTGCGGGTCTTGACTTTACCGTTGGCGAGTATAATCAGGTAGGCGATGTTGTCAGTCAGTTTGCTTCTAATGATGCAACCGTCGTTATCGGTACTGTAATTGACTCAGAATTGACGGATGAACTGCGGGTTACGGTCGTCGCAACCGGTATTGGTGCTGGTGGATTTACCAGGGAGCAGTTGAAGGTGGTTGAAAAAGCACCGCCCAAAAACAAAGACGGTACGCCTGACTATGGCAGACTGGATATTTCTCCACTGTTGCGTGATAGAAAGAAAGAGGAAGGGGAAACGGGTCAGCATGAAGAAGGTAAGCGAGCAGCGGTGGCTACCGGAGATAGTGTCGATTACCTCGATATACCGGCATTCCTGAGGCGTCAGGCGGATTAA
- the ftsA gene encoding cell division protein FtsA: MTAADNGRLIVGLDIGTSKVVAIVGELNAEGDIEVIGIGSHVSRGLKRGVVVNIDSTVHAIKRAVEEAELMAGCQIHSVYAGIAGNHIKSLNSHGIVAIREREVTGADIDRVIDAAQAVAIPADQRILHILPQEYAIDNQEGVKEPQGMSGVRLEAKVHLVTCAVNAAQNIENCIRRCGLEVDDIILEQLASSYSVLSEDEKELGVCLVDIGGGTTDIAIFTDGAIRHTAVIPIAGDQVTNDIAMALRTPTQNAEDIKIKYACALAQLAGADETIKVPSVGDRPPRELSRQALAEVVEPRYDELFTLINAEIRRSGFEDLIPAGIVLTGGTSKIEGAIELAEEIFHMPVRLGVPQLVKGLSDVVSNPVYSTGVGLLHYGQKMQKDGLKKSIASKPQDAGLIDKMKRWFQNF; the protein is encoded by the coding sequence ATGACAGCGGCAGATAATGGAAGATTGATCGTCGGGTTGGATATAGGTACCTCAAAAGTGGTGGCTATTGTCGGAGAACTCAACGCTGAGGGTGACATTGAGGTCATCGGCATTGGCTCGCATGTTTCCCGTGGGCTTAAGCGTGGTGTCGTGGTTAATATTGACTCTACGGTTCATGCCATTAAGAGAGCGGTTGAAGAAGCTGAGCTGATGGCGGGCTGCCAGATTCATTCGGTTTATGCGGGTATTGCCGGAAATCATATCAAGAGCCTTAATTCTCACGGCATTGTGGCAATACGTGAGCGTGAAGTGACTGGTGCCGATATCGACCGGGTTATTGATGCCGCTCAGGCGGTTGCGATCCCTGCAGATCAGCGGATTTTGCATATTCTTCCACAGGAGTATGCCATCGATAACCAGGAGGGCGTTAAAGAGCCTCAGGGTATGTCTGGTGTCCGGTTGGAGGCCAAGGTGCATCTGGTGACTTGTGCAGTGAATGCGGCCCAGAATATTGAGAACTGCATCCGTCGCTGCGGCCTGGAAGTCGACGATATTATTCTTGAGCAGCTGGCTTCAAGTTATTCGGTGCTTTCAGAAGATGAGAAAGAGCTGGGTGTTTGTCTGGTGGATATCGGTGGTGGCACTACCGACATTGCCATCTTTACCGATGGTGCCATTCGCCATACGGCGGTGATTCCCATTGCGGGAGATCAGGTCACCAATGATATTGCCATGGCCTTGCGCACACCGACGCAAAACGCAGAGGACATAAAGATTAAATATGCCTGTGCTCTGGCTCAGCTGGCTGGAGCCGATGAAACCATTAAAGTTCCCAGTGTTGGCGATCGGCCGCCCAGGGAGCTTTCCAGGCAGGCATTGGCAGAAGTGGTAGAACCCCGTTATGACGAGTTATTTACGTTAATTAATGCCGAGATCAGGCGCAGTGGTTTCGAGGACCTGATACCCGCAGGCATAGTATTGACGGGTGGCACTTCCAAGATTGAGGGTGCTATTGAGCTGGCAGAAGAGATTTTCCACATGCCGGTCAGACTGGGTGTGCCGCAGTTAGTAAAAGGGTTGAGTGACGTGGTCAGTAATCCTGTTTATTCAACAGGTGTTGGATTATTGCACTATGGTCAAAAAATGCAGAAAGACGGGTTGAAAAAATCGATCGCCAGTAAGCCTCAGGATGCTGGATTGATTGACAAGATGAAGCGTTGGTTTCAGAACTTCTAA